TTCGGCCGTGGTCTGCGCGGGCTCCGCCTCATGCGCGCTGGCTGGCTGGATCAGCGCCGCGGCGCGTTGTGCGGGCGAATCGTCCTCGCGCAGCGCGGGAGCGGTGGCCACCGGCGCGTTGACGATGTCCGCAATCGGCTCGAGATTGCGGCTGGCGGCGCCGCCGACCAACGGCGTTTGGTGGGGCAGGTCGAACGCGTCGGCGTCCAACGCCAACGTGGCGTCCGCGATGACGGCCGTGACGTTATCGGTGCTGCCCGCCCGCAGCGCCATCTGCACCAGACGCTGCGCGCATTCGCCCTGATCGGACAGCGCGGTCATCGTCTCCGCGATGGTGGAGTCCTCCAGCACGCCGCACAGGCCGTCCGAACACAGCAGCCAGCGGTCGGCGGGATGGGCGCGGCGTATGGAGATGTCCGGGTGCGGGTCGATGTCGAAGTCGCCGAGCACACGCATCACGACGTTGCGCTGCGGGTGATTCTTGGCTTCGGATGGGGTGATACGGCCGGTGTTGATGAGATGCTGCACGTAGCTGTGGTCGCAGGTGACGCGGCCCAGATGACCATCGCGCAGCAGATAGGCGCGCGAATCGCCGATGTGGGCGATGATCCAGTAGCCGGCCACCAACGCCACCGCGGTGACGGTGGTGCCCATGCCGGCGAGTTTGCGTTCGCGCTTGGCCTTGCCGACGATGGCGTCATGCGCGGCCATGACGGAGGTCTCCATCATATGGGCGATCACCGCGACATCGCCGTCGGTGTCGTCCCGTTCGATGTGGGCCAGCGACCGGATGGCGATGGAGGATGCCGTGTCGCCGCCGGCGTGACCGCCCATGCCGTCGCAGATGGCGATGAGATGCTCGCCGGCGAAGGAGGAATCCTGGTTGTTCGCGCGCACGGTGCCCACATCGGACACCGTGGTGGAATACAGGAACAGCGGTTGTGAAGCGGCGGATTTTGGCATGCGGCTACCTCAGTTCGAAGGTGGTGGCGCCGATGCGCACCGGGATACGGGCGGGCAGGATGGTGGGACGGTTGATGCGCTGCTGGTTGACCACGGTCCCGTTGGTGGAGTTCAGGTCCTCGATGGCCCACTGCCCGGAACGGATGTCACGGTACACGCGGGCGTGACGGGAGGAGACGAACTCATCGTCCAGCACCACGGTGTTCGAGGCGGCGCGCCCGAGCGTGATGTCGGCGTCGGACAACGGTACGGAACTGCCGGCGAGCGGGCCGTCGATGATGACGAGCAGGGTGGGCTGCGCCGGAGCGGCGGATGCCGCGCCCGCATGGGAACCGCGATGCGGGCGCGGCGCCTGCGGCGGCTCGGTCTGGGTTTTGTGCGCTTCACGTTCACGGCGGCGGCGTGCACGCGAGGGCCGCGGACTGAACGTCTCGATGTCCTTGCGCAGCGAACGCACGGCCAGCCAGATGAATATCCACAGCAGGATCAGGAATCCATACTTGAGCAGGGCGAATGTCAGTTCAGTCATGGGTGGACGGCTTTCGGGCGTGTGCTCGACTACTCCTGGGCTTGGGCGGAGGCCCAATACAGGATGCGGGTGCGGCCGATGGTGATGGTGTTGCCGTCGAGCAGCGTGGCGGCGGGCACTTGGTGGCCCTCCACGTACGTGCCGTTGGTGGAGCCCAGGTCGCGGGCGATAACGCCGTTGTCGGTGATGTCGATTTCCAGGTGCTTGCGGGAGATGCCCGGATCGTCAATGACGATATCGCAACCGGAACCGCGGCCGATTACCGTCTTGTCTTTGGTGAGCAGGTACTGGTTGCCGTTCACCTCGAGCACTGGGCTGTCCTCGGTCTGCGCATCGGTGGTGACCGGCACGGCATTGCCTTGCACGGATTCGGAGGTGAGGTTGAAGTTGCCCTTGGACAGGTCAAGGTCTTCCTCGAAGATCACAATCACCGGGCCCACGAAGGCGTAATGCTGGCTCTTCGCGTACTCGGTGAGATTGTCGGCCAGCTCATTGGCCAGGGTCTCGCTACCCCATGCCTCGATACGGTCGAAGTCAGGAGTACTGAGCTTGAAACGGTATTCATTCGGGGCCACCGTGCGGTCACGGCCCACGGGCATGGCCTCGGCGTCAATCTCGCGCTCCAAGGCGCTGGAAAGATCGACAGGCTGCAGGTCTTTGGAGCCGAACTTGGCGAATACTCCGTTGACTGCACCCTCCACGCTTTTTTCAAAACGGTCGAGAACGCTCATAGTCCTCCCTTTCTAATCCTCACCCATCCTACGCGGTGATGGGAATATGAGGCAAAAAACCGGTCTTCTGTGTGGCGATGAGTGCAAAATATCCAAAAATATCCAAGAATTCAGGGCGGAAATGGGTGCGGCGCACCACCTGCGCCATTTTTCCGCATGCCGTGCGGGTGCGGGCCCCGGGCGTGCCGCGGACGTCACGGCCCACGGCACGCCCGAGACCGGTCAGGCCAGGGCGTCGCGCAGGAAGTCGCGCTGGAGGGTGAGCAGGTTTTCGGCCACGGTCTCGTCGTTGGTCATGTGGGTAATGCCCGTCAACGGCAGGAAGGTGTGCGGGCGACCCGCCGCCATCAGAGCCTGCGAGAGGCGCAGGCTGTGGGCGATGGTGACGTTATCGTCGGCGAAGCCGTGGATCAGCATAAGCGGGCGGACGAGTCCCGGCGCATCCTGCACGATGCCGTTGCGGCGGTACACATCCGGGTCGAGACCCAGATAGCGCTCGGTGTAGTGCGTGTCGTACAGCGTCCAGTCGGTCGGCGGGGCGCCGGCGCATGCGGCCTTGAACACGTCTGGCGCGTCCAGCACGGCCAGTGCGGACAGGAAGCCGCCGTAGGACCAGCCGATCATGCACACCTTGTCGAGGTCCGGCGCGGGAACGCCGGGCCTGCGCCCGTCGGCATTGAGCCTGGAGACGGCCTCGGGAAGGGCGTTGACGGCTTCAATCTGGTCGGCCAGCGTTACGTCCTTCATATCCTCGAAGATCTCGCGGTCCCATGCCGGGCCGCGGCCGGTGGTGCCACGGCCGTCCGCCGTGACCACCAGGAAGCCCTGGTCGGCCCACCACTGGCCCTCCCAATAGAAGGACTGCGAGGCGACGACCTGCTGGAACCCGGGGCCGCCGTAAGGCTTCATCAGCACCGGCAGTTTGTCGGAGTGCGCGTACGGGCTGGACGGGCTCGGCGCGATGATCGCCGTGTACAGCTGGTGCTCGCCCAGTCGCGTAAACGTGACGTTCGGTGCAAAGCCGGGTTCCGCCGCCGTGGACGAGATAGTGGCGCTCTGTTCTCCCAGAATATGCCGCATCTGGGCGCGGGCGGAACGCATATCGCGGCCGGAGACCACGATGCCGCGCTCGCCGCGCGAGGCGGTCCACTGGCCGGGATCGGTCGTGACCGGCGTGATCGTGCCGTTGTAATCGATACTCACCACATCGAAACTGCGGGCGTCGTGGCCGCCGAACAGAGACTCGGCATCCGAAGCGGCACCCGAGCCGGTCCAGGCGTCCGGCACCTCAGATGCGATTTCGGGCGCACACTGCACCACGGCCAGCACGTCGTCGTCGGTCACGTCGAGCACCGAGCGCACGTTCCACCCGGCCGGCGTGAACGGGCGGCCGTCCACCGTCAGACGGTTGGTGTCCGCGGCCATGTCGTTGAGCGGGCACACCAGCCGGCCATCCGGCGTGTAGGTGGGCGTGCCGTGAATCAGGTCGATCCACTGGTCGTTCGCATGCTCCTCAAGCACACGCGTGGCACCCAGCGCGGCCCCATCCGCCGCGACCGCCACCTCGAGCACCTGGTCGCGGGTCTGGCGGCGGTTCTGCACCAGCACCAGTGGATCGTGGCCGCGACGCCAGTTCACGGCGGCCACATACTCATACGCCTCACGATCCCAATCCACGTCGGCGTTGCCGGTGATGCCCGCGTACCGGCCGTCTCCGTCGAACGCCAGGGCGATCACGGTCAGGTACACGTCGGCATTGCGGGTCAGCGCGCGCGGGTAACGGCGGCCGGCGGCCGGATTCTCGGGGTCGGCCGGATCGCTGATGTACCAGGTCGGCTCGTCGGCGGTGTCGAAGGACTCGAACAGCACGTGCTGCGAATCCGGGGCCCACCAGAAGCCGTCGTACCGGTCCATCTCCTCGCCGGCCACGAACTCGGCCAGACCGATTTTCCACGTGTTTTCGGCCGGATTGCCGTCCTCATCCTCCACGCTCACGCCGTAGACGGCGGTGATGCGGTCACCTAGCTCGCCGCCGATATCGACCAGCATCAGGTAGCTGCCCGTGGTGTACAGCACATGTTCGCCATCCGGGGCGATGCGCGGGTTCAGCACCGGCGTGTACATCTCCGGGTCCTCATCGAGCCATTCGCCGGCCAGTTCGCGGGTGTGCGGCTCGGGTGCGCCGGTCTCGTCATTCCAGGCGATCTCGGTCAGGAACAGGCGGCCGTTGATGGTGAACACGATGCGATTGCCGTCATCGTCTGCGGAGTAGCCGACGATGCCGGTGCCGCCTTCGCGCGCACGCTCGCGGCGGGCCTTCTCCTCGGCCGGCACGTCCTCGCTGTCGGCGGTTGCGCCCAACAGTTCGCGCGGGTCGGCCAGTTTGGTCTCATGGTGTTCGCCGGACTCGTCGAACCAGCTTAGCCACAGTGCGGTCACCAGATCCTCGGGGCCGTCGGAGCGCAGGAACAGGGCCCGCGAGCCGTCGCCCACGGTCTGTGCGGAGCGCGGTGCGCCGCAGCCGAACCGCAGCGTGCGCGCCCTGAGGCGTGGGAAATGCTTGATTGCGTCATTGACATCATTGGTTTCGCTCATACCTCACAACCTACGCGCCTGTGCGGTCAGCGGCGTGAGGCTTGTCCTAAGATGGGAACCATGCAGGTGACGATGATCGACGAAAACAAGTACGCCGAAATGATGGCCGACGTGGTGCTGCCCGCGCTCGAACAATGCCGCGAGGAGGGCTGGTTCGATCCGTCCGCCGCCGAACGTTCGGCCGGGGTCGAGCCGCTGTCCGGCATTATGGACACCGGCGGCCGCTCGGGCCAGCTGCACTACCTGTGCTACGATTCCGCCAAATTCGACGCGATTCGCGAACAAGGCGCCACCGCCGTCTTCCGCGGGGCCATCGTCATCAGCCACGGCTTCACCGAGTTCGCCGAGAAGTACGACGAACTGGTCTGGTACTTCCTGCTCGCCGGCTATTCGGTGTGCGTGCTCGAACATCGCGGCCACGGCAAGTCCGCGCGCGACGTGGACGATCATTGCATGGTGTGGATCGATGATTGGCGGCGCTACGTGGCCGATCTGGCCGGCTTCGCCGAAACCATCGGCCAGCAGTACGCGGCCGGCATGCCGCTGAACCTGTTCTGCCATTCGATGGGCGGCGGCATCGGCGCGGCCCTGCTCGAACGCTACCCCGCCCTGTTCGACAAGGCGGTGCTCTCCGCCCCCATGATCGCCCCCGCCACCGGCATGCCGTTGGGTGTGGCCCGTGTGCTGGTCAATGCGCTGTGCGGACTCGGCTTCGGCAAGAAGCGCGTGTTCGGGCAGTCGGACTTCACGCCGGAATTCTCCATGAAAGGCAACGAGGGCGCGTCCGAGGCGCGTGAACGCTGGTATTTCAGACTGCGTTGCGAAAACCGTGAATACCAGACCTACTGCGCGACGTTCGAATGGGTGCGTCAGGCGCTCAAGCTCAACCGGGCCGTGCTGCGCCCGTCCGCCTGCGCCGAAGTGGAGACGCCGGTGATGCTCTTCCAGGCCGGCCGAGACGTGTGGGTGCTCAACAAACCGCAGAACCGTTTCATCCAACTGGTCAAGGACGGCGGCGGCGAGGCCGATCTCGTGCGGTTCCCCGAATCACGCCACGAGATCTTCTCCATGCCCAACAGCACCTACAAGCCCTACCTCGAAAAGATCCTTGGCTTCTACGACGATCCGACGATCGCCAGCGCCACGTACTGAGCGCCGCTGTACCCATCCGATGGGTAGAGTGGCTTGCGGAACAAGGCGAGAGAGGCGGACCCATGGCGAACGGCGTACGGCACACGAAAGGCGCACCGGCACCGCAGACCGGCTGGCGAGGCGGGCACGTCGTATCCGCGCGCGCCACGACCATCGGTCTGATGGCCATCCTGTTGTGGAGCGTCATGGCCGCCGCCGTGCGCATCGTCGCCGAGGATTTCGGCGCCACGCTCGGCTCGGCGCTCATCTACACGGTGGGCGGCATCCTGCTGCTGGTGTTCCGGCGGCCTGCGCCGATCCGAGAGTTCCCACGGCGATACCTGATCGTCGGCGGCCTGCTGTTCGTCTTCTACGAATCGTCGATATCCCTGTCGCTGGGCCTGGCCCCCACCGCCGAAGCCTCGGTGGAGGTGAGTCTGGTCAACTACCTGTGGCCCACGATGATGGTGCTGATGTCGGCCGCCATATCCCATCGTCGGCACGCGGTCCGCGCCGTGCTGCCGGGGGCGGTCGTGGCCACGGCCGGCGTGATGCTGGCGGTCGGCGGCAATTCCGGGCTTGACTGGCAGGCCGCCGTGCGGCACATCGCCGCCGACCCCCTGCCGTACGCGCTGGCGTTCGCGGGGGCGCTCGCATGGTCGGTGTATGCGGTGTTCACGCCCGCCATGAGTCATGGCGTGGACGGCACCTCGCTGTTCTTTCCGTGGGTGGCCGTGGCGTTGTGGATCATCCACGCCGCATCCGGTCAGGGATGGCCGTCCACGCCGCCGCGCCCGTCCGCCTGGCTGTTCGTGGTGATCGCCGCGGTGGCGATCGGCGGCGGCTACGCCTGTTGGGGCTATGGCATTCTGCATGGTTCGATGGAACGGCTGGCCATCGCCTCATACGCCACGCCGGTGCTGTCCACCGGGGCCAGCGCGGTGCTGCTGGGCCTGTCGTTGTCGCTGCCGTTCTGGTGCGGCGCGCTGCTGGTGGCCGCCGGCTCGGTGCTCAACTATCTGGTCAGCGCACGCGAATAACCCGGGGCTGGGCATACCGGGCGTATCGCCCGTGGGACGCTGGGCGAAGCCTGTGGAAATCATGAAAACTCGTGGCAGGTTCCGTGAAACTCGTCGATGCTCCATGAATCACGGGTTAGTGTGGCGTGAGCCTGCAAGTGATGGCCTGAAGCGCGAAGGTGAGGAATGGAAGACTCCGTTTGGAAGACGGTCATGGGATTGTCGCTGGTCCGGGGGATCGTGCCCCGGACCTTGTTCGGACTGACCGTGGTCGCGGCGATCATACTGATCGGCATACTGGCATTCGGCGGCAGACGACACCGCACGCATCCGCTGGTCGCCTCACTGGTTGCCGCCACGCTCGCCGGCGCGGGCGGACTACTGGCCACGTGGCTGATGTCCGACGTGTTCATGGTGTTCGGCGTATCGCTGGGTTGGCCGGTGACCCTCACCGTCGCGGGAGGCTTCGCGGGCCTCGGCTTCGTGCTAGCCGCCGCCGTGACGTTACGGGGAGCCCGTCGCGCGCTGGCCGTCGTGCTGGTGCCGCTGGTGCTGGCGTCCACCGCGCTCGGCGTGGACTCGATCTACGGCGAATACCGGACCATCGGCAATCTCGTCGGCTATACGCCGTACCCCCCGCTCGGTTCGGTCACCGTGCGCAAAGCCTCGATGAGCGTCGGCGAGTGGCGCGACAAGGCGCGCAAGGACGCTCTGCCATCCATGCCCGACTCGGGCAGGGTGTTCGCCGTCGACATCCCGAACACCGAATCCAAGTTCAAGGCGCGCAAGGCGATGGTCTACCTGCCGCCCGCCGCGCTGTCCGACCGCCCGCCGGCCCTGCCGGTGATGGAGCTGCTCGCCGGTCAGCCGGGCAGTCCCGGTCGCCTCATCGACGCCGGCAACATCGCCGCCACGATGAACGCTTACGCCGCCGAACACGACGGGCTGGCGCCGATCGTGCTCGCACCCGACCAGAACGGTTCGGCCATGCACAACAGCCTGTGCGCCGACACTACCCGAGGCAACGCCGAAACCTACCTCACCAAAGACGTGGTGAACTGGGCCACAACGACGCTGCCGGTAGCCAAGTCGGCCCGTATGTGGGCGATGGGCGGGTTCTCGCAAGGCGGCACCTGCACCACGCAGCTGGTGCCGCGTCACCCTGACATCTACGGTGCGATGCTGCCGGTGGATGGTGAGCTCGAGCCGACCGACGGCAGCGTCGAGACGATGGTCCGGCGATATTTCGCCGGCGACCGCAAGGCCTACAACAGGCAGGTGCCGGTCAACGCCATCGCCGCCACCGGCACGGCCGGCCAGGCGCTGTTCGCCGGCGCCGGCAAGGGGGATCGGAAGTCGGTCGCCAACATGCGCACCATCGCCGCGGCCGCGCGCGCGGCCGGCATGGAGACCACTGAACTGGTCGTGCCCGGCGCCGACCATGACTGGCATGCGGTGCAGGCGGTCTGGAACCCCGGTCTCGACTGGTTCGGCGCGCGAACCGGGCTGGGCGAAATGACGAAATCGTTGGAGGAATACCCACAAGTGGAGGTGTTGCAATGAGCGAAGAACAACAGCATGGGAACGCGCGGCCGGCGGCCATGCCGCAGACGCGGCGGCCTCTGCGGGACGCGGAACCCTCGCGGACGAAGCCCACCACGACCTCCCGCGCCACCAAACCGCATACGGCAAGGTCCAGCCATGCGGCGGAAAGCTGGCGTGAACTGGCCGGTGACATGCGGCAGTGGGCGGACGACCACCGGCTGGCCGTCACCGCCACGGCGGCGCTGGTGGCGCTGAATTTGGCGGCGTGGCTGGTGGCCGCGATGGCCGGATTCGCGTTTCCGCTGCGGCTCAGCACCAGCATGGCCGCATTCAACGCCGGCAAACTCATCTGCTCGCTGTTCCTGGCGCGCGGCGTCATCCAACTTATGGTCGACGCCGTCCTGTGGCTCGTCATGTTGTCGATAGCCGAACCATGGCTCGGCCGTGTGCGCACCGTCGTCACCGCGCTCGCCTGCGCGGCCGGCGGCGTGCTGGCGGGCCTGACCCTGTGCGCGGCGGCCGGATGGATGTTCCAGGACTCCCTGTTCGTCTCCCGCATGCGGTTCGCATTGAGCCCGCTGGTGTTGCCGGTCGGCGCGCTCATGGCGGCCAGCGCGTTCTGCAGCCACCTATGGCGCAGGCGCATCCGACTCGTCGGCTATGTGGCGATCCTGGTCACGTTGCTCTACAGTGGCAACCCCAGCGGCTACTGCATACTCGCCGCCGCGCTGATCGGCCATGCCGCCGGCCGTGTGATGGCCGGTCCGCCCGCGCACGTCGAAGCCGAATGGCACTGGCTGCGCAGCACCTCCTTCGAGGCGCGACGCATATTCGCGGCCATCGCCGTGGTACTGGCCCTGGGGCCGGTCATCGCCATCACCTCCCATAACCATGCGGGCCCGCTCAGCACGATCGGCCTGCTCATGAGCCCGGTTTCCGTCGACAACGGCATGCTGGCCAAATGCCTGGCTGGTGACACGCACGGCGGATGCTTCCTGCAGTTCAATCTGCTGCGGGCCTCGATGCCCGGCGCGGTGCTGCGC
The window above is part of the Bifidobacterium longum subsp. infantis ATCC 15697 = JCM 1222 = DSM 20088 genome. Proteins encoded here:
- a CDS encoding alpha/beta hydrolase, which produces MEDSVWKTVMGLSLVRGIVPRTLFGLTVVAAIILIGILAFGGRRHRTHPLVASLVAATLAGAGGLLATWLMSDVFMVFGVSLGWPVTLTVAGGFAGLGFVLAAAVTLRGARRALAVVLVPLVLASTALGVDSIYGEYRTIGNLVGYTPYPPLGSVTVRKASMSVGEWRDKARKDALPSMPDSGRVFAVDIPNTESKFKARKAMVYLPPAALSDRPPALPVMELLAGQPGSPGRLIDAGNIAATMNAYAAEHDGLAPIVLAPDQNGSAMHNSLCADTTRGNAETYLTKDVVNWATTTLPVAKSARMWAMGGFSQGGTCTTQLVPRHPDIYGAMLPVDGELEPTDGSVETMVRRYFAGDRKAYNRQVPVNAIAATGTAGQALFAGAGKGDRKSVANMRTIAAAARAAGMETTELVVPGADHDWHAVQAVWNPGLDWFGARTGLGEMTKSLEEYPQVEVLQ
- a CDS encoding prolyl oligopeptidase family serine peptidase: MSETNDVNDAIKHFPRLRARTLRFGCGAPRSAQTVGDGSRALFLRSDGPEDLVTALWLSWFDESGEHHETKLADPRELLGATADSEDVPAEEKARRERAREGGTGIVGYSADDDGNRIVFTINGRLFLTEIAWNDETGAPEPHTRELAGEWLDEDPEMYTPVLNPRIAPDGEHVLYTTGSYLMLVDIGGELGDRITAVYGVSVEDEDGNPAENTWKIGLAEFVAGEEMDRYDGFWWAPDSQHVLFESFDTADEPTWYISDPADPENPAAGRRYPRALTRNADVYLTVIALAFDGDGRYAGITGNADVDWDREAYEYVAAVNWRRGHDPLVLVQNRRQTRDQVLEVAVAADGAALGATRVLEEHANDQWIDLIHGTPTYTPDGRLVCPLNDMAADTNRLTVDGRPFTPAGWNVRSVLDVTDDDVLAVVQCAPEIASEVPDAWTGSGAASDAESLFGGHDARSFDVVSIDYNGTITPVTTDPGQWTASRGERGIVVSGRDMRSARAQMRHILGEQSATISSTAAEPGFAPNVTFTRLGEHQLYTAIIAPSPSSPYAHSDKLPVLMKPYGGPGFQQVVASQSFYWEGQWWADQGFLVVTADGRGTTGRGPAWDREIFEDMKDVTLADQIEAVNALPEAVSRLNADGRRPGVPAPDLDKVCMIGWSYGGFLSALAVLDAPDVFKAACAGAPPTDWTLYDTHYTERYLGLDPDVYRRNGIVQDAPGLVRPLMLIHGFADDNVTIAHSLRLSQALMAAGRPHTFLPLTGITHMTNDETVAENLLTLQRDFLRDALA
- a CDS encoding FhaA domain-containing protein, coding for MSVLDRFEKSVEGAVNGVFAKFGSKDLQPVDLSSALEREIDAEAMPVGRDRTVAPNEYRFKLSTPDFDRIEAWGSETLANELADNLTEYAKSQHYAFVGPVIVIFEEDLDLSKGNFNLTSESVQGNAVPVTTDAQTEDSPVLEVNGNQYLLTKDKTVIGRGSGCDIVIDDPGISRKHLEIDITDNGVIARDLGSTNGTYVEGHQVPAATLLDGNTITIGRTRILYWASAQAQE
- a CDS encoding FHA domain-containing protein FhaB/FipA, with translation MTELTFALLKYGFLILLWIFIWLAVRSLRKDIETFSPRPSRARRRREREAHKTQTEPPQAPRPHRGSHAGAASAAPAQPTLLVIIDGPLAGSSVPLSDADITLGRAASNTVVLDDEFVSSRHARVYRDIRSGQWAIEDLNSTNGTVVNQQRINRPTILPARIPVRIGATTFELR
- a CDS encoding BofC C-terminal domain-containing protein yields the protein MPKSAASQPLFLYSTTVSDVGTVRANNQDSSFAGEHLIAICDGMGGHAGGDTASSIAIRSLAHIERDDTDGDVAVIAHMMETSVMAAHDAIVGKAKRERKLAGMGTTVTAVALVAGYWIIAHIGDSRAYLLRDGHLGRVTCDHSYVQHLINTGRITPSEAKNHPQRNVVMRVLGDFDIDPHPDISIRRAHPADRWLLCSDGLCGVLEDSTIAETMTALSDQGECAQRLVQMALRAGSTDNVTAVIADATLALDADAFDLPHQTPLVGGAASRNLEPIADIVNAPVATAPALREDDSPAQRAAALIQPASAHEAEPAQTTAEPSSARVVQPSTVREETGERANPDTGEIPVVQKPDGRLSADPNDPDVAKAIRDEQIEQKKVTRTRKRRNRLAVIVACILAALALAGAGWGAYTWSQAHYYVGNANGTVAIYRGVPTNLFGLELSHEVETTDIAIAQLPQSWRDQLSQGITVGSLDEAQSHVGIIRTEMRKLAKQQEADVAKKAEASNSPDSSKDSSQSDSKDSTKDSSSQSGSSSDKSGSSSSSDSSDKSGIGAADNAATGDAR
- the yddG gene encoding aromatic amino acid DMT transporter YddG, with the protein product MANGVRHTKGAPAPQTGWRGGHVVSARATTIGLMAILLWSVMAAAVRIVAEDFGATLGSALIYTVGGILLLVFRRPAPIREFPRRYLIVGGLLFVFYESSISLSLGLAPTAEASVEVSLVNYLWPTMMVLMSAAISHRRHAVRAVLPGAVVATAGVMLAVGGNSGLDWQAAVRHIAADPLPYALAFAGALAWSVYAVFTPAMSHGVDGTSLFFPWVAVALWIIHAASGQGWPSTPPRPSAWLFVVIAAVAIGGGYACWGYGILHGSMERLAIASYATPVLSTGASAVLLGLSLSLPFWCGALLVAAGSVLNYLVSARE
- a CDS encoding alpha/beta fold hydrolase, coding for MQVTMIDENKYAEMMADVVLPALEQCREEGWFDPSAAERSAGVEPLSGIMDTGGRSGQLHYLCYDSAKFDAIREQGATAVFRGAIVISHGFTEFAEKYDELVWYFLLAGYSVCVLEHRGHGKSARDVDDHCMVWIDDWRRYVADLAGFAETIGQQYAAGMPLNLFCHSMGGGIGAALLERYPALFDKAVLSAPMIAPATGMPLGVARVLVNALCGLGFGKKRVFGQSDFTPEFSMKGNEGASEARERWYFRLRCENREYQTYCATFEWVRQALKLNRAVLRPSACAEVETPVMLFQAGRDVWVLNKPQNRFIQLVKDGGGEADLVRFPESRHEIFSMPNSTYKPYLEKILGFYDDPTIASATY